Proteins from a single region of Streptomyces sp. Tu 3180:
- a CDS encoding GNAT family N-acetyltransferase, which produces MDAQKVTLRKMTPPEYDAATEHREAETARELGKFMPEELARERAHQGTAQFLPDGLDTAGHHLVVAENEAGEVVGNAWIGPDPRRAAGTAGSAWLYDINVFPAFRRRGYGSAVLCAAEELVVREGWTSLGLNVSGDNEAAIALYRRNGYDVESMSLRKSVRQAPGINS; this is translated from the coding sequence ATGGACGCGCAGAAGGTGACCTTGCGGAAGATGACACCGCCGGAGTACGACGCGGCGACTGAGCACCGCGAAGCCGAGACGGCCCGGGAACTCGGCAAGTTCATGCCCGAGGAGCTGGCGCGGGAGCGGGCTCATCAGGGCACGGCGCAGTTCCTCCCCGACGGGCTCGACACGGCCGGTCACCATCTCGTGGTGGCGGAGAACGAGGCAGGCGAGGTCGTGGGGAACGCGTGGATCGGCCCGGATCCGCGCCGGGCCGCGGGCACTGCCGGCTCGGCTTGGCTGTACGACATCAACGTCTTCCCCGCGTTCCGGCGCCGCGGATACGGGTCCGCGGTCCTCTGCGCCGCCGAAGAACTCGTTGTCCGTGAGGGCTGGACTTCTCTCGGCCTGAACGTCTCCGGGGACAACGAGGCAGCCATTGCTCTGTATCGCCGCAACGGCTACGACGTGGAATCCATGTCCCTGCGCAAGAGCGTGCGGCAGGCTCCTGGCATCAACAGCTGA
- a CDS encoding zinc-ribbon domain-containing protein — MIIFGTKGYLYQLAILTLVCGQCGNPSAHTLRKRVTKFTLFFVPLFPFSTKYATQCTFCGAEQRVTKEQAEQLQAQAAAGQGGQGYGQPQQQPYQS; from the coding sequence ATGATCATTTTCGGTACCAAGGGGTATCTGTACCAGCTCGCGATACTGACGCTGGTGTGCGGGCAGTGCGGGAATCCGTCCGCGCACACGCTCAGGAAGCGGGTCACGAAGTTCACGCTGTTCTTCGTGCCGCTCTTCCCCTTCTCGACGAAGTACGCGACGCAGTGCACCTTCTGCGGCGCGGAGCAGCGGGTGACCAAGGAGCAGGCCGAGCAGCTCCAGGCACAGGCCGCAGCCGGTCAGGGAGGCCAGGGGTACGGGCAGCCCCAGCAGCAGCCCTACCAGTCCTGA
- a CDS encoding permease — translation MFLTKSAPDEAEPVGEPTGEPAEELGGEPGEQPRHLTSPLLLVLTLLTAVMFQDTIRRALTAPVTQSWMTVFVAVVLQALPFLVCGVLLSAAIAVFVPPSFFARALPRRPALAVPVAGAAGAVLPGCECASVPVAGALVRRGVTPAAALAFLLSAPAVNPIVLTATAVAFPNDPEMVLARFVASLLAACVMGWLWHRLGRADWLRPPARPSHGGRSRGAAFWESVRHDVMHAGGFLVIGATAAATLKAVVPAEWLRAAAGDPVLSVLALAALAVLLSLCSEADAFVAASLTQFSATARLTFLVVGPMVDLKLFAMQAGTFGRAFALRFAPATFVTAVAVSALTGAVLL, via the coding sequence GTGTTCCTCACCAAGTCGGCCCCGGACGAGGCCGAACCCGTCGGGGAGCCCACAGGGGAGCCCGCCGAGGAGCTCGGCGGGGAGCCCGGCGAGCAGCCCCGTCACCTCACCTCCCCCCTCCTCCTCGTCCTGACGCTGCTCACGGCCGTGATGTTCCAGGACACGATCCGCCGCGCCCTGACCGCCCCGGTGACGCAGAGCTGGATGACGGTGTTCGTGGCGGTGGTGCTCCAGGCCCTGCCCTTCCTGGTGTGCGGCGTCCTGCTGTCGGCGGCGATCGCGGTGTTCGTCCCACCGTCCTTCTTCGCCCGGGCGCTGCCGCGACGCCCCGCGCTGGCGGTCCCGGTCGCCGGCGCGGCGGGCGCGGTGCTCCCCGGCTGCGAGTGCGCGTCCGTGCCGGTGGCGGGCGCGCTGGTGCGCAGGGGAGTGACCCCGGCGGCGGCCCTGGCGTTCCTGCTGTCCGCTCCGGCCGTCAACCCGATCGTGCTGACGGCCACGGCGGTCGCCTTCCCGAACGACCCGGAGATGGTTCTCGCCCGCTTCGTCGCGAGTCTGCTGGCGGCGTGCGTGATGGGCTGGCTCTGGCACCGCCTGGGCCGCGCCGACTGGCTGCGCCCACCGGCCCGTCCGTCCCACGGGGGCCGGAGCAGGGGTGCGGCCTTCTGGGAGTCGGTGCGGCACGACGTGATGCACGCGGGCGGTTTCCTGGTGATCGGCGCGACGGCCGCGGCGACGCTGAAGGCGGTGGTCCCGGCCGAGTGGCTGCGGGCCGCGGCCGGCGACCCGGTGCTGTCGGTGCTGGCGCTGGCGGCCCTCGCCGTCCTGCTGTCCCTCTGCTCGGAGGCGGACGCGTTCGTGGCGGCGTCGCTGACCCAGTTCTCGGCGACGGCCCGGCTCACCTTCCTGGTCGTGGGCCCGATGGTCGACCTCAAACTCTTCGCCATGCAGGCGGGCACGTTCGGCCGTGCCTTCGCCCTGCGCTTCGCCCCCGCGACCTTCGTGACGGCGGTGGCGGTCTCGGCCCTGACGGGAGCGGTGCTGCTGTGA
- a CDS encoding twin-arginine translocase TatA/TatE family subunit, protein MFGLSELAIILVVVIAVLAARKLPDLARSAGKSARILKAEARAAEEQDRRDAPRVIRGETVPGDASPEAERPRR, encoded by the coding sequence ATGTTCGGACTGAGCGAACTCGCGATCATCCTCGTCGTCGTCATAGCCGTCCTGGCCGCCCGGAAACTGCCGGACCTCGCCCGGTCGGCGGGCAAGTCCGCCCGCATCCTGAAGGCCGAGGCCCGGGCCGCCGAGGAGCAGGACCGGCGGGACGCGCCCCGTGTCATCCGGGGGGAGACCGTCCCCGGGGACGCCTCGCCCGAGGCGGAGCGGCCCCGGCGGTGA
- a CDS encoding BlaI/MecI/CopY family transcriptional regulator yields the protein MAEHGRRPRRRGQGELEAQVLSALREADGPATAGWVRERLGGDLAHTTVVTILTRLLDKGAVTRERTGRSFAWTPASDHAGLAAHKMHKVLDAESDRRAVLASFVTGLAPDDERLLRELLDRPGSEGED from the coding sequence GTGGCGGAACACGGGCGGCGCCCCCGGCGGCGGGGACAGGGCGAGCTGGAGGCACAGGTCCTGTCGGCGCTGCGGGAGGCGGACGGACCGGCGACGGCCGGCTGGGTGCGGGAGCGCCTGGGCGGCGACCTCGCCCACACGACGGTCGTCACGATCCTGACCCGGCTGCTGGACAAGGGCGCCGTCACCCGGGAGCGGACGGGCCGCTCCTTCGCCTGGACCCCGGCGTCGGACCACGCGGGCCTGGCGGCCCACAAGATGCACAAGGTCCTGGACGCCGAGAGCGACCGCAGGGCGGTTCTGGCCAGCTTCGTCACCGGCCTCGCCCCGGACGACGAACGGCTGCTGCGCGAACTGCTGGACCGGCCCGGGAGCGAAGGGGAGGACTGA
- a CDS encoding TIGR03943 family protein yields MRPRPDRQAQAALLFLLGATVLHAGWTDLHLRYVKAGLRPLLLLAGAVLIATAAATVRYGWRHRAGKDDPAGQDHHPEPRVSWLLALPLLALVLVAPPALGSYSATHMGTALQEPFGFPDLPARGPLRLGVDDYAARAVYDDGRHLRGRPLTLTGFVALDGSGAPYLARMTLDCCAADAQPVKVALTGEIPPVLQPDSWLELTGTYTPRRTRDPVNDGPVPYFEVTAARPVPPPADPYDDAGSG; encoded by the coding sequence GTGCGTCCGCGTCCGGACCGGCAGGCCCAGGCGGCGCTGCTGTTCCTCCTCGGCGCGACCGTGCTGCACGCCGGCTGGACCGACCTCCACCTGCGCTACGTCAAGGCCGGCCTGCGCCCGCTGCTCCTGCTGGCGGGAGCGGTCCTGATCGCCACGGCGGCGGCGACGGTCCGGTACGGGTGGCGCCACCGTGCCGGGAAGGACGACCCCGCCGGGCAGGACCACCACCCGGAGCCCCGCGTCTCCTGGCTGCTCGCCCTCCCCCTCCTCGCCCTGGTCCTGGTCGCCCCACCGGCCCTCGGTTCCTACAGCGCCACCCACATGGGCACGGCCCTGCAGGAACCCTTCGGCTTCCCCGACCTCCCCGCCCGGGGCCCCCTGCGCCTCGGCGTGGACGACTACGCGGCACGCGCGGTCTACGACGACGGCCGCCACCTCCGCGGCCGCCCCCTCACCCTCACCGGCTTCGTGGCCCTGGACGGATCCGGCGCCCCGTACCTGGCCCGCATGACCCTCGACTGCTGTGCGGCGGACGCCCAGCCGGTGAAGGTCGCCCTGACCGGCGAGATCCCCCCGGTCCTGCAACCGGACAGCTGGCTGGAGCTCACCGGGACCTACACCCCGCGCCGCACGAGGGACCCGGTCAACGACGGTCCCGTGCCCTACTTCGAGGTCACGGCGGCCCGGCCGGTCCCGCCCCCGGCCGACCCGTACGACGACGCGGGGAGCGGCTGA
- a CDS encoding NAD(P)-binding protein codes for MVVCGDDGLAHRLAAELRGVYREQVVLVVPPAGRRVRQPVVGRARAASAALLDRVVTAVNRGNGGFDGTPAPGERVVEAAEPTEAVLAEAGVERAAALALVYDDDETNIRAALTARRLNPRLRIVLRLYNRRLGQHIEELLDQAAELADPDAQGRHGPGGDASTTVLSDADTAAPALVGTALVGTNKVVDAGGLLLRAVERRPPEPGQVADPGLCTLALLSATSNDPAGAEGSEDSGEQGPQLLPDAAAVAAATGRGTVVLEQVSYSGPPLPAGRARVPPFASLFSRRLRWSLAGLVAAVVALAVALTVVTRDHPLHATYVTLLDLFAINEPAHHESTGRQVLQLLSGLVGLLLLPVLLAAVLEALGTFRTASALRKPPRGLSGHVVLLGLGKIGTRVLTRLRELHIPVVCVEADPEARGMATARRLRVPVVLGDVTQEGVLEAAKIHRADVLLALTSADTTNLEAVLYARSVRPDLRVVLRLYDDDFAKAVYRTLRTAHPGALTRSRSVSHLAAPAFAGSMMGRQILGAIPVERRVLLFAAVVVGGHPQLEGKTVGEAFRAGAWRVLALDTAASASGGERGEERSGAAAGSGLVWDLPDTYVLRAGDRVVLAATRRGLAELLGRRGRERAET; via the coding sequence ATGGTGGTGTGCGGCGACGACGGGCTGGCGCACCGGCTCGCCGCCGAACTCCGGGGCGTGTACCGCGAGCAGGTCGTGCTCGTCGTGCCGCCGGCCGGGCGCCGGGTGCGGCAGCCGGTGGTGGGGCGGGCCCGGGCGGCCTCCGCGGCCCTGCTCGACCGGGTCGTGACCGCCGTCAACCGGGGCAACGGCGGCTTCGACGGGACCCCGGCCCCGGGCGAGCGGGTGGTGGAGGCCGCCGAGCCGACCGAGGCCGTGCTCGCCGAGGCGGGCGTGGAGCGGGCCGCCGCGCTGGCCCTCGTGTACGACGACGACGAGACCAACATCCGCGCCGCGCTCACCGCCCGCCGGCTCAACCCCCGGCTGCGGATCGTGCTCAGGCTCTACAACCGGCGGTTGGGCCAGCACATCGAGGAACTGCTGGACCAGGCGGCCGAGTTGGCCGACCCGGACGCACAGGGACGGCACGGTCCGGGGGGCGACGCCTCCACGACCGTCCTGTCCGACGCGGACACGGCCGCGCCCGCGCTGGTCGGCACCGCGCTCGTCGGCACCAACAAGGTCGTCGACGCCGGCGGCCTGCTGCTGCGGGCCGTGGAACGCCGGCCGCCGGAGCCGGGCCAGGTGGCCGACCCCGGTCTGTGCACCCTGGCGCTGCTGTCCGCGACGAGCAACGACCCGGCCGGTGCGGAGGGTTCGGAGGACAGCGGGGAGCAGGGGCCGCAACTGCTGCCCGACGCGGCGGCGGTGGCGGCGGCGACGGGGCGCGGGACGGTGGTGCTGGAGCAGGTGTCCTACTCGGGGCCGCCGCTGCCGGCCGGACGGGCCCGGGTGCCGCCGTTCGCCTCGCTGTTCTCGCGGCGGCTGCGCTGGTCGCTGGCGGGGCTGGTGGCGGCCGTGGTCGCGCTCGCCGTCGCGCTGACGGTGGTCACGCGGGACCACCCGCTGCACGCCACCTACGTCACCCTGCTCGACCTCTTCGCGATCAACGAGCCCGCGCACCACGAGTCCACCGGCCGCCAGGTGCTGCAACTGCTGTCGGGACTGGTCGGGTTGCTGTTGCTGCCGGTGCTGCTGGCGGCGGTGCTGGAGGCGCTGGGGACGTTCCGCACCGCGTCGGCGCTGCGGAAGCCGCCGCGCGGGCTGAGCGGTCACGTGGTGCTGCTCGGGCTGGGCAAGATCGGGACGCGGGTGCTGACGCGGCTGCGGGAGCTGCACATCCCCGTGGTGTGCGTCGAGGCCGACCCGGAGGCGCGCGGCATGGCGACGGCGCGGCGGCTACGGGTGCCGGTGGTGCTCGGGGACGTCACGCAGGAGGGCGTCCTGGAGGCCGCGAAGATCCACCGGGCGGACGTGCTGCTCGCACTGACCAGCGCGGACACCACCAACCTCGAGGCGGTGCTGTACGCCCGGTCCGTGCGGCCCGACCTGCGGGTCGTGCTGCGGCTGTACGACGACGACTTCGCGAAGGCGGTGTACCGCACCCTGCGGACGGCGCACCCCGGCGCGCTGACCCGGAGCCGCAGTGTGTCCCACCTGGCCGCGCCCGCGTTCGCCGGATCGATGATGGGGCGGCAGATCCTGGGCGCGATCCCGGTCGAGCGGCGGGTGCTGCTGTTCGCGGCGGTGGTCGTGGGCGGGCACCCGCAGCTGGAGGGGAAGACGGTCGGCGAGGCGTTCCGGGCCGGGGCGTGGCGGGTGCTGGCCCTGGACACCGCGGCGTCCGCCTCCGGCGGGGAGCGGGGCGAGGAGAGGTCCGGCGCCGCGGCGGGCTCGGGACTGGTGTGGGACCTGCCCGACACCTACGTCCTGCGGGCGGGGGACCGCGTGGTGCTGGCCGCCACGCGACGGGGGCTGGCGGAACTGCTGGGACGCAGGGGGCGGGAGCGGGCGGAGACGTGA